From Rutidosis leptorrhynchoides isolate AG116_Rl617_1_P2 chromosome 3, CSIRO_AGI_Rlap_v1, whole genome shotgun sequence, a single genomic window includes:
- the LOC139897826 gene encoding uncharacterized protein, with product METYESLGKSLVVPASSYCHIPRCVNFLLQLSPKFIIHEADTVFILNKMLTADDDAISRIKYPIYIKLLLLLGLLVNTLLCRLTFDGCRSIVCLLLFILQVSLPWFLDVIGEVLLLCCCHMYIFFFLCNFTMYVSLCI from the exons ATGGAAACTTATGAATCGCTTGGAAAGTCTCTGGTAGTCCCTGCATCTTCCTACTGTCATATACCCCGTTGTGTAAATTTCTTGCTGCAGCTCAGCCCGAAG tttataattCATGAAGCTGACACTGTCTTTATACTG AATAAGATGCTAACTGCTGATGACGATGCAATTTCTCGAATAAAATACCCCATTTATATCAAG CTACTGCTACTTCTGGGTCTGCTGGTGAACACATTACTTTGTCGGCTAACATTTGACGGTTGTCGGTCTATAGTTTGTCTACTGCTTTTCATTCTTCAGGTTAGTCTTCCATGGTTTCTGGATGTCATTGGTGAGGTTCTGCTACTCTGCTGTTGTcacatgtatatatttttttttctgtgtaATTTCACAATGTATGTTAGCTTATGTATATAA
- the LOC139901441 gene encoding uncharacterized protein: MYLRHYLLSNLTTRTTRFYSTIVTTTVLSLPSSSSPPHPSSSPTPPHPLSSSLPFLQSVILERFCRKHHPTFVGGTMWQRCCFLAHFPDGEGPSTGKLTEACVCSATAAVGSPFISN, encoded by the exons ATGTATTTACGCCATTATCTGCTCTCTAATCTCACCACTCGGACCACTCGGTTTTACTCCACCATCGTCACCACCACCGTCCTCTCCTTACCGTCGTCATCATCACCGCCGCATCCGTCATCGTCACCGACACCGCCGCATCCACTGTCATCTTCTCTGCCTTTTTTACAGTCT GTAATTCTCGAACGCTTTTGTCGTAAACATCATCCAACCTTTGTAGGGGGAACTATGTGGCAAAGGTGCTGTTTTCTTGCTCATT TTCCTGATGGAGAAGGCCCTTCAACTGGCAAACTTACAGAGGCATGCGTTTGCAGCGCCACAGCTGCTGTTGGGTCTCCTTTTATATCGAATTAA
- the LOC139897827 gene encoding uncharacterized protein isoform X4, whose amino-acid sequence MPPKKRRNVLVVNNSNANANVPVVYSRKMSAKDFSLYRNRIANVIFYEPSFVDGTNEASTSGVHYIELFSDKSLNRTNDLLENESSPQPFSVNTQICHTPLCTDCGVFNSQGVSSFYQDLGNFVNNRCSSYDANFCRCQDQ is encoded by the exons ATGCCACCTAAAAAACGACGAAATGTTTTAGTTGTTAATAATAGCAACGCCAATGCAAATGTGCCAGTTGTATATTCGAGAAAAATGTCTGCTAAAGATTTCTCGCTTTATCGTAATCGTATTGCCAATGTCATTTTTTATGAGCCATCCTTCGTTGATGGTACAAATGAAGCTTCGACTTCTGGTGTACATTATATTGAGCTTTTTTCTGATAAGTCGCTCAATCGAACCAACGATCTCCTTGAAAATG AGTCTTCGCCACAGCCATTTTCTGTCAACACTCAGATATGCCATACTCCCTTATGCACCGACTGTGGAGTTTTCAATTCCCAAG GTGTGTCAAGCTTTTATCAGGATTTAGGGAACTTTGTTAATAATAGATGCAGTAGTTATGATGCTAATTTCTG TCGTTGCCAAGACCAGTGA
- the LOC139897827 gene encoding uncharacterized protein isoform X3, protein MTLLFVNNSNANANVPVVYSRKMSAKDFSLYRNRIANVIFYEPSFVDGTNEASTSGVHYIELFSDKSLNRTNDLLENESSPQPFSVNTQICHTPLCTDCGVFNSQAGVSSFYQDLGNFVNNRCSSYDANFWYEERVSSHIRKIYYA, encoded by the exons ATGACATTGTTAT TTGTTAATAATAGCAACGCCAATGCAAATGTGCCAGTTGTATATTCGAGAAAAATGTCTGCTAAAGATTTCTCGCTTTATCGTAATCGTATTGCCAATGTCATTTTTTATGAGCCATCCTTCGTTGATGGTACAAATGAAGCTTCGACTTCTGGTGTACATTATATTGAGCTTTTTTCTGATAAGTCGCTCAATCGAACCAACGATCTCCTTGAAAATG AGTCTTCGCCACAGCCATTTTCTGTCAACACTCAGATATGCCATACTCCCTTATGCACCGACTGTGGAGTTTTCAATTCCCAAG CAGGTGTGTCAAGCTTTTATCAGGATTTAGGGAACTTTGTTAATAATAGATGCAGTAGTTATGATGCTAATTTCTGGTATGAGGAACGCGTTAGCTCACATATACGAAAAATATATTACGCGTAA
- the LOC139897827 gene encoding uncharacterized protein isoform X5, with translation MTLLFVYSRKMSAKDFSLYRNRIANVIFYEPSFVDGTNEASTSGVHYIELFSDKSLNRTNDLLENESSPQPFSVNTQICHTPLCTDCGVFNSQAGVSSFYQDLGNFVNNRCSSYDANFWYEERVSSHIRKIYYA, from the exons ATGACATTGTTAT TTGTATATTCGAGAAAAATGTCTGCTAAAGATTTCTCGCTTTATCGTAATCGTATTGCCAATGTCATTTTTTATGAGCCATCCTTCGTTGATGGTACAAATGAAGCTTCGACTTCTGGTGTACATTATATTGAGCTTTTTTCTGATAAGTCGCTCAATCGAACCAACGATCTCCTTGAAAATG AGTCTTCGCCACAGCCATTTTCTGTCAACACTCAGATATGCCATACTCCCTTATGCACCGACTGTGGAGTTTTCAATTCCCAAG CAGGTGTGTCAAGCTTTTATCAGGATTTAGGGAACTTTGTTAATAATAGATGCAGTAGTTATGATGCTAATTTCTGGTATGAGGAACGCGTTAGCTCACATATACGAAAAATATATTACGCGTAA
- the LOC139897827 gene encoding uncharacterized protein isoform X2 — MPPKKRRNVLVVNNSNANANVPVVYSRKMSAKDFSLYRNRIANVIFYEPSFVDGTNEASTSGVHYIELFSDKSLNRTNDLLENESSPQPFSVNTQICHTPLCTDCGVFNSQGVSSFYQDLGNFVNNRCSSYDANFWYEERVSSHIRKIYYA, encoded by the exons ATGCCACCTAAAAAACGACGAAATGTTTTAGTTGTTAATAATAGCAACGCCAATGCAAATGTGCCAGTTGTATATTCGAGAAAAATGTCTGCTAAAGATTTCTCGCTTTATCGTAATCGTATTGCCAATGTCATTTTTTATGAGCCATCCTTCGTTGATGGTACAAATGAAGCTTCGACTTCTGGTGTACATTATATTGAGCTTTTTTCTGATAAGTCGCTCAATCGAACCAACGATCTCCTTGAAAATG AGTCTTCGCCACAGCCATTTTCTGTCAACACTCAGATATGCCATACTCCCTTATGCACCGACTGTGGAGTTTTCAATTCCCAAG GTGTGTCAAGCTTTTATCAGGATTTAGGGAACTTTGTTAATAATAGATGCAGTAGTTATGATGCTAATTTCTGGTATGAGGAACGCGTTAGCTCACATATACGAAAAATATATTACGCGTAA
- the LOC139897827 gene encoding uncharacterized protein isoform X1, whose protein sequence is MPPKKRRNVLVVNNSNANANVPVVYSRKMSAKDFSLYRNRIANVIFYEPSFVDGTNEASTSGVHYIELFSDKSLNRTNDLLENESSPQPFSVNTQICHTPLCTDCGVFNSQAGVSSFYQDLGNFVNNRCSSYDANFWYEERVSSHIRKIYYA, encoded by the exons ATGCCACCTAAAAAACGACGAAATGTTTTAGTTGTTAATAATAGCAACGCCAATGCAAATGTGCCAGTTGTATATTCGAGAAAAATGTCTGCTAAAGATTTCTCGCTTTATCGTAATCGTATTGCCAATGTCATTTTTTATGAGCCATCCTTCGTTGATGGTACAAATGAAGCTTCGACTTCTGGTGTACATTATATTGAGCTTTTTTCTGATAAGTCGCTCAATCGAACCAACGATCTCCTTGAAAATG AGTCTTCGCCACAGCCATTTTCTGTCAACACTCAGATATGCCATACTCCCTTATGCACCGACTGTGGAGTTTTCAATTCCCAAG CAGGTGTGTCAAGCTTTTATCAGGATTTAGGGAACTTTGTTAATAATAGATGCAGTAGTTATGATGCTAATTTCTGGTATGAGGAACGCGTTAGCTCACATATACGAAAAATATATTACGCGTAA
- the LOC139897827 gene encoding uncharacterized protein isoform X6, with protein sequence MPPKKRRNVLVVNNSNANANVPVVYSRKMSAKDFSLYRNRIANVIFYEPSFVDGTNEASTSGVHYIELFSDKSLNRTNDLLENESSPQPFSVNTQICHTPLCTDCGVFNSQGCIVLFFYQQVCQAFIRI encoded by the exons ATGCCACCTAAAAAACGACGAAATGTTTTAGTTGTTAATAATAGCAACGCCAATGCAAATGTGCCAGTTGTATATTCGAGAAAAATGTCTGCTAAAGATTTCTCGCTTTATCGTAATCGTATTGCCAATGTCATTTTTTATGAGCCATCCTTCGTTGATGGTACAAATGAAGCTTCGACTTCTGGTGTACATTATATTGAGCTTTTTTCTGATAAGTCGCTCAATCGAACCAACGATCTCCTTGAAAATG AGTCTTCGCCACAGCCATTTTCTGTCAACACTCAGATATGCCATACTCCCTTATGCACCGACTGTGGAGTTTTCAATTCCCAAG GATGCATTGTTCTTTTTTTTTATCAGCAGGTGTGTCAAGCTTTTATCAGGATTTAG